In Lolium rigidum isolate FL_2022 chromosome 7, APGP_CSIRO_Lrig_0.1, whole genome shotgun sequence, the DNA window ATAACATGTGTCGTAAATAATATTATAATTTATTTTTTCCACTTAATATCTATCAGTGGGAAAATATGGAAATTGAAATTTCTACAAAAATAATTATTCAGAAGTAGAGGTAGTGTATGTGTCTTGTTCTCCCCACTTGTTCTAGGCTCTGCTCACACGTAATTTTCATGTCATGTAACATGACCACACCAATTGCAATAAGGAAGATATAGTTTTATCATGTTATAAATGGTCGATTTATTATGTGATTGCAATAATAAATCACTTAGATCTTAGAAGGTTTAAAATATTTCTATTTAAACAATATCTATGGAAAACCTTAAAACAAATATCGTGTTTACTTGAAAATTGATTGTCTACAGTTTGAGACACTAAAAATAAAAATGGCGAGAATAACTCGCTGTTTGTAATTCCATGACTCACGTCATCTTAAGTTACACACTTAGAAGTTAGATGTCCTTACCTATAAATGAAAGTGAAACCCCGTATTATGAAATTAAATTCGTTGTAGTTAAAATAATTtataaataataaagaaaattGCTATATGCACTTCTTTTTGTCGAGATGATCTATATTACATGAATTGAAACATTTTGTATCATCATAAATATTAAATCTAGCACTATTATTataattgttgttgttgttgttattcttgCAATTATTATTATCGGcattatataaataaataattGTCTACATTCAAGCTTGATCATGCCAACCTAGCTCAAATAAAGTACTATCAAGATTTCATTATTGTTTACATCAATCATAATATATCCTTTGACTTAAGAATGTAAATATACCCACCGATTTTTAAAATGTATAGAAATGACAAAAAGTGTTTTCCCTATTGTTTTTGTGTAAAAATATTTCAATGGTAAAAGATACTACAAATAGTCCATAGAATGTGTACTTTGACTCAAGATTTAATTAGGCAGAGGATTAGACTTTTATTTTTGCGTCCAGACTCCGAAAGATATATTAGCTAGTGACTGTTGAATCTCTCCTCGTGTTTCTTGCTTAGGTGTTTTAATTTTTGCGTGCAAGGATAGCTGCATGAAATAAAGAAGTAAAATAAGATTTGCGAAATCAGATCTTTCATTTGATCAAGATCTAATAAGGTTGGTGGATTGAACAATGGATCGGTGCTGCGGgacgagataaaaaaaaaagcacCGAGGTTGTAACGTGCCACTAGTTCGCAGGAAACTGAATACCGATGCAGTGAGTCCTCCCGGTCGGAAATAGTCTCTTTCCTAGCGAAAATGAGGATCGTATCTTTACTTTCTATATTTTCGCAAATTTGTAATATATGGTTATTTTCCTAGTCTTTGGGATTGTAGCATGCAGGAACCAAGTTGATCTACTGTATGTATACTATCGTACCATAATGTGGAGTACTTCATCCCTTTGGGTATTCAAGTCCCCACCCTTTTGTGTAAAAATATTTGATACCTCGAACTAATTTTATCATAATAAGTTATGTAATGAGTTTATTTTTGTTCTCTTCCTCATGATTAAAAAGGTTCAGTATTAATATTTCCAGCAAAATCTTTCAAAGATGTCTTGCGAGTTCTGAAAGCTGAGATGTCTTTGCTAAGTTTCTATACTTTCCTTTATGTACTAGTGAAAGTTTAGGCCTCATTCATGAATCATGATGGTATATATACTGTAAACTGAGATTTCTTTGCGAGTTCTATATTTTCCTTTTTGCACTGCCAAATTAGATGGAGAAGGTTTAACTGACTCTAATTGCACGCATGCACAAAAAAAAATGGCGATGTTCACACGGTAAGGGGATGAAGAAGTAGGGGGCAAACGAAAAATTGCGAATGTACAACTCGATGTTGACTGTAGATTACAAGTTCGTTATGTTAGCACGACGATGCATGTGATACATATAGTGCTTGGTGGAAATGTACGACGTGACGACCCAGAGTGCAAGCTAGGCCATGCATGCATCCTTCCTTACATGGTACGTACATGTCACGAGATGGCTACCTAGCTATAATCCTATAGCTAGCTCGCTAGGTAGCTAACTGGACGACGGCCGAGGATCGAATCGGCGAGAACGACACAGGCTATAAACCATTTACGTACGTATACATGCGTCCTGGATCCAGCTAAGCTCGCAAGAACACAGCCAAATTAACTGAAAGTTGGGAGTGACTTGAGCTAACGGAAAACACGATACGTATTAAACTTTTCACGGTGATACACCCGTACACCAGAAACTCAAGCATGCAAGCAACCACTACCTTGTCAGCTTGTCTCTCTCCTGTACTTGTCATCGATCTGCCACCAGCTCGAGTCGACACGACGACACTGGCTTACTCAGTCCAAACAATTCCCCTCACATGATCACCTTGTATCCACGCGTAGCTATAGCTGGCTCTTCAGATGCATGGAGAAGCAATGATATCGGCACCCTTGGCTTCCCTATAAATACCACCCGAGCTGCCCTTGCACTACCACACACAACCACAACTTGCAATTGTTGCTAGCTAGGCAGCCATGGCGAAGAAAGTGCAAGTGATCGCTACGCTCCTGGCCCTGAACATTCTCTTCTTCACCTTCGCCAATGCCACCGGACGTCCCTGCCCTCCAAGCGGGGGCAGCGGCGGGGGTGggagtggtggcggtggcggaggagggggcgggggaggcggcAATTGCGGCGGCAACTGTGGTGGCGGCGGGAAcggaggtggtggcggaggagggggcgggggaggcggcAACTGTGGCGGCAACTGTGGTGGCGGCGGGAACGGTGGTGGAGGCGGGAACGGTGGCGGCGGCAATGGGGGTGGCGGAAACGGTGGTGGCGGAAACGGAGGTGGCGGCAATGGCGGCGGCGGGAATAACAACGGTACCCAGTGCCCGGTGGACGCGCTGAAGCTGGGAGTGTGCGCGAACGTGCTCGGGCTGCTGAACGTGACTCTGGGGAGCCCGCCCGTGCAGCCGTGCTGCTCGCTGATCCGGGGGCTGgtggacctggaggcggcggtgTGCCTGTGCACGGCGCTCAGGCTCACCCTTCTAGGCATCAACGTGAACCTCCCTATCAATCTCAGCCTCGTCCTCAACAACTGCGGCAGGAACGCCCCCTCCGGCTTCCAGTGCCCCAATTGAACCCGGCCGGTGCATCCGCCGCACGTGCATGGATACGCGCCAGCATGCGTACATGATTGGCTATTTTAAGTACCACTGCCTACTTAATTGTGTGTTTTGCATAATCATCATTTGCTTTTTTTTTATGTGTGATTTGAATTGATTTCGGAGAACATGTACTAGTGAACTCCTAGAGCTCCACGTACATGCATGCACGCATCCTTACATGCGTTGCTTATGGATTTCGGTGTGTGTGCTTGATGTGTTACTCCTCAGTCCTCACATGTTTGTGAGTCCGACTATGCAAAGTTCTCATGATGTACCGCTCTACTTGATTAAATAAAAGAATTTGTTATTTTCGATCTGTAGCATCTGGAAATTGTAGCATTGTGATTGAATTACTTGTTGTGGGTAATTGTGTTGTAACTTGTTTGGAGATAGTTCATTATTGTAGTATTATGCATTTTTATATCTTGGAAGATCGAGAAATAAATGGTTCTAAATCGCCGCCGAGACTCGTCCGATCTAGACAATGACTTTCGTGCAACTGCAAAAGATACGCGAAGAACTTGATGGAATAATTATCAGCGGCTGGGTGAGAAATATATTGTTTTAAGTTGCTCTTGGGAAAGTCACTCCCATTGTTATATTGATATTAGCTTGAATTATTTGTGCTAGTATTATACCATACTTGAGTAAATTAGCCAAAACGATATAAGCGAGAATTGGAGCCTCTATGGTTGAATAACTTAATAGGATAGTTAATCATCTTCTTCATGGATCAGACCCCTCCTAATTTCCAATATTTCTTTTTGTATACAACCATTGACAACCTAGAGAATTACAGCCTAGATCCTCTTAAAAGCCAATATTGAGTGTTTGGTTTTGTGGAGCAGATCAGTCAGGAGTTGTCAGGTTTCAACGTGCGTTCCTCACAGTTATCAACCATTGTCGCTTTCAAATCCAACGATTAGCAACTCTTTCCCTCCATATTCTTAAATCTTAATGTTCCCTCCTTataaattac includes these proteins:
- the LOC124679171 gene encoding putative glycine-rich cell wall structural protein 1 encodes the protein MAKKVQVIATLLALNILFFTFANATGRPCPPSGGSGGGGSGGGGGGGGGGGGNCGGNCGGGGNGGGGGGGGGGGGNCGGNCGGGGNGGGGGNGGGGNGGGGNGGGGNGGGGNGGGGNNNGTQCPVDALKLGVCANVLGLLNVTLGSPPVQPCCSLIRGLVDLEAAVCLCTALRLTLLGINVNLPINLSLVLNNCGRNAPSGFQCPN